A segment of the Macrobrachium rosenbergii isolate ZJJX-2024 chromosome 8, ASM4041242v1, whole genome shotgun sequence genome:
taaatttagccataatcgtgctcctggtaacgatataggatatgccaccacctggccgtggttaaagtttcatgggccgcggctcatacagcattataccgagaccaccgaaagatagatctgttttcggtggccttgactatacgctgtagcggctgtacagaaaactcgactccaccgaagaaacttcagcgtattttttacttgtttatactgaAAATTTAAACATTCTGGTATTTCCTTAACGTGAGAAACAATCGTTCTTtaaagatgaagataaaataagacccttttctttATTGTAAATCTTGGTACATTGTTAAAAATCCCGAAGCTTCGCTAAGGACTACTCTCCTCATCGTCTGACGCTAACGACAGTAATCCTATCAAAGAGTAGGATTTTTGAAAATATACCAAGATTTACCCTCGAGAAAAAGGGTCTGATTTATCCTCATTCTTGCGTGTTTCGTAAAtgcagtattttcttttaaaaataagttaaatttgACAGTCTCTTAAAGCATTCCGCGTCTCGACGAAGCATcgaaacaataacaaacaacgAACTTCCTCCTCGAGAGGTGCAAATTAAAGTCACCTCCTCTCCGCAACCTGCGTAATGGAAACCCCAGAAGTGGGTTGAGGTTGCACGCGGATGCGAAGGATCGCTCCAACAAAGAAACTTAACGTTGGCACTCAACCGTGTGCAACCAATACCATCCAACTCTTCACTAATCCGGTAGAGGCGGAGACGGCTCAGTCTGGACtagagggtcttcttcttcttctcctcctcctcctcctccttcttcttcttcctcctcctactttttctttcttcttcttcttcttcttcttcttcttcttcttcttcttcttcttcttcttcttcttcttcttcttcttcttattgcgAGGTTTTCGCGTCCGGTTGTGGCACTGAGAGTGGCACTATCTCCAGGAAAACTTCTTCttggttttaattattttaggaTTCTTGGCGGTTTTTTCATCTCGTGGGTCAGTTAATATTTGTTAGATGcgcttgtatttttctgataaactatacaagaaaaggagagagagagagagagagagagagagaaattgaaataacTCACTCATTTTCACTGTCTTTGGATGTGTTTTTCTTAAAGAGATTTTGATTAGAAACTCGTCATTATGGAAAAATCAGATAAGGGCAAttcattaaaactgaattttttcgttgcaatttttcatttttttcttggaacaatatatatgtaGTGAAGATCCATAccagctaaaattaatcatgcTGATGTTAATATGCACTGTAATTTAAAAGTACATACTAGGCACAATTAGGTATTGTCCAAACATTTCGTTAGGGCAAAGGTTATTCTTATAGGCATTCGTAAAATCTCATgcagaataaataagtaaatatctacaaatattgaaaatgtatatacatatatatatagctgtatatatttgtatgtatgtctgtatgtatgtatgtgtgtatatgtatatatatatatatatatatatatatatatatatatatatatacagtatatataattgtatatatgtatatatataatcatgaagctaaaatgtctcttaatatcaaattcacctacctcaggaatatccccgatggggaattatcagcgaagggaatttataagtgataattcccatcggggatattcccgagataaatgaatttgttattgcttacatttgtagcctcatgattgtatatagatcacggtgtgataaaaatttcatgtatatatatatatatatatatatatatatatatatatatatatatatatatatatatatatatatatatatacaaatatatacaaatatatacatacagtatatatatatatatatatatatatatatatatatatatatatatatatatatatatatatatatatatatatatatatacatacataacttgcATATTCATTGACGGATACAAGACCGCAGGGCTTCTGCCTCGATTCAGCAGTTCAGAGGATGAACGTGACAACGACCCCGGTTTTTTTCTTGTCTTGCTCTGAGGGGAAGTGAGGCCTTGCTGAGACAATATACTCTCACTATGCACAAATACATTCTCCTTTAACAGAGAAACACTAAAGACAGATAAATACAACAACAGTCTTCCTTAAATGGCGATAACAGGTAAAGCTATTTTTGGCGACCATTGCGTGAAGCTTTGGAATCAATGGAGAATGCGAATGGACGCGTGAAGCATTAAAATTGAATCGTTTATTTCAGTAAAATCTAATTAAATGCGAAtggatattgaataaaaaaagcgTTCCACTAAAAACGAATTGCTTCCTGAATTAGAAGCAACAAATAGACAAATCATATTAAGTTTATGGTCTTTGTACTGTAGTTACTACAATTAGTTAATGTACGGACGTTTGCACATGGAGACGAAAGagggaaatgtgaaaataaaggaatgaagcTCCCCTccgcccccccgccccgcccGTATTTAGCAGTTATCTTCGGATGAGCAATCTTTCTGCAGGAGCCGACTGAGTATAAATTTAGGCAACCCACTATCATTATTTCTCAGAGAATAATTGCCCTGAATGAGACGTGGGTTCACCGATATGGCCAGGAATCAAAGGTTCAAACAAAGCAACAGAAATTCTACGATCCTCTACTCTCCAAAAAACCTCAAGCATGTATCTGTAACAGGGAAGACGATGACCCCTGTTTCGGAACAGTGAGGCAGTTATCGCGATAGGCAACTCGGAAAAGGGTCACCAGTAAAAGCCAGAATTATTGCGCAGTGGAACAGagtgttaaaacaaataataacaatcaagaaggaaaggagaggaatcCCGCAAGCAGGTATGATGTTGCTCcaggacgcaaattcctgagatgtgtgctattattgcaccagccccggtttttttgccatgcccctaggttaggttaggttaggaaagtTAGTTTAGGTAAGGATTGGAAGAACATGCTGGCGTGATTtcggtgtgggaaacataatgagattattttcaagaaaatctgtgattagttattaagatatggcgtcccgcttttttcagagaaaggtcctggtactcggtgacgtctcgggaaaatgcctccgGACAGAGCCCCTGTCTACGCAGGATCGGGGTTGTTGCACCAGTTTGTGGCTCTGATATATTACCTCATTCCCTGACTCGTTAGACCTGGCACCTTGTGACTTCTTCCTATTTTCTAAAAGCAAATTACACTTCTGCGATAGCCATTTTTGGAGCAGTAAGGGAAGAATCCATGCTGTCGAGTGTTTGGTAGCAATGACCCAACCTTCTGATTCAACAGAGAAGTAATTGGTGACCAGTGTTGGACTAAATGCACTATTGTTAGTGGAGactatttcaaaaaataatgcaagaactctttttttcctgtgacgtATTTTGGGCGAGGCAGAGAacattgtgcatatatatatatatatatatatatatatatatatatatatatatatatatatatatatatatatatatatatatatatatatatatatatatataatataatatatatatatatatatatatatatatatatatatatatatatatatatatatatatatatatatatatatatatatatatatatatatatataaatatatatatatatatatatatatatatatatatatatatatatgagtgtatatataagattatatatctatacaataaatatatatatatatatatatatatatatatatatatatatatatatatatatatatatatatatatatatatatatataaaagattatatatctatacaatatatatatatatatatatatatatatatatatatatatatatatatatatataaatcgccaTTAATGTTGTGTTCAACAAGGGTCTCTGTGCAATTCCACATTCATGTTGTTCCTGCGCTTTCACTTCcaaaaatctccactcatcttcaaCCTTCGATCTCATGGTTCTTGTTCAAGAACTTCTGTGCCTTCCAACTGCTCTAGTGTCCACAAAAACCAAGCTAGAACTAATACGTATTACCCGCGGTCAGGACCTGTATTTAGAATCAATATCAGCCCATCAtccttttatattcacagataatAACCCCAAAATATTGTTACACATGAACTTCTGTGGTTTATTGTCTAGTACTATTTCACACGCCATTTGACTCCTAGTATTATATTTTTCGTAAAGCTTTTTTCAAACCAATAAAATCATTTGGATAtagttttattgtatatatatattcatatatatatatataaattatatatatactgtatatatatatatataaattatatatatactatatatatatatatatatatatatatatatatatatatatatatatatatatatatatatatatatatatatatatatgaaaatgaaaccacatacatgtttgtgtgtgaatgtgcgtaTGTCTAACTATGTGTGTCTCCTCACTCCTTAAAAGTTCCAAAGATATCAATACATCTCTCGTTGCACTTAGTAAGGATTCTCCATTTAAgccaaaacgaaaagaaaaaagtgggTTGGATTATAATCGAGCAGAGgtggaaagggaagaagagaaggaggaagaagaggaagaagagggaaaagaaaaggcTGGGAAGGAAaacgagaggaagagagagacagactgcaGGGAAAGAAGGGGGgcaaaggaaagagaggagaaggatACGACGCAAAACTCCCCTCGGATGACGTCAGCGGTTGAGATTTCATCGTCCGAGCCTATTGGTCAGCCGCCCGTCCAATCAGCGGCCGGTTCTGGGATGAGCCTTTGGCGAGGGTTGCTTTCAAGAAGCCTTTAGTGGGTCTTCCTGAGATATGACCCAGAGGCTTTAGCTGCCAGAAGGCTCTTGTATTACTAAGATGTCACTCCTACGTCTGCTCATCTTGGTCTTTGGAAATGCGTCGCTGCAACTGTTTGGATGACGTGGCTgagttagactctctctctctctctctctctctctctctctctctctctctaacttctttTCGTTTGTGCCTTTTGCTCGGAGGTTTTGGTACTTTTCCATCCGTTGTCTTTTGACCGAAAGGATTGTTTGTGATTGAATAGTCgcttttctcattttattctctttttatcttatttttatttgattttatttgctcttttgtGTGCTAATTGTTGACTGGGCCTCAAAAATGGCAGACGTCTACCTGCTGTTGACTCTCGGAACTTTTTCAAATATGATAACATTAACATTCATGGAAAATTATCCTAAATTATTTCTAGTAGCACTGCTATCACAAATACAATAATCAGTGGGTGCTACTTCCAATCATACtatgacaaatatataataataataataatcacacaaacTGTCAACACAGTAAGTCAGACATAATTGTTGTATCTTTGGCATAGCTGTGAGGGGTCATAAGTGCCACTGTTCTTCATGGCATTCACTTCTTGAATAACAAACTCTTTCCATCCTTCAGTGGTTTCTGAATCATATGGCTTACCCCTGTTTAATATTAGGATTTTTATATCATCTATGGCTGGAGGATCTCAATGCAATTCTATTTCAATGACAATTTCACCTAAGGCATCTTTGCCAGTGTTGgtctttttccaaaaaatatataaataaataaaattattttctccatttcGGTCTCCTTACACGAACGAACGGTCTTCAATTTCGCAAAAACATACTTTCTATGTGCTGAAAACAAtcatggtat
Coding sequences within it:
- the LOC136841152 gene encoding rho GTPase-activating protein gacO-like, translated to MARNQRFKQSNRNSTILYSPKNLKHVSVTGKTMTPVSEHSKDINTSLVALSKDSPFKPKRKEKSGLDYNRAEVEREEEKEEEEEEEGKEKAGKENERKRETDCRERRGAKEREEKDTTQNSPRMTSAVEISSSEPIGQPPVQSAAGSGMSLWRGLLSRSL